The genomic segment CTCCATGACTGACCTCGCATTCATCGGCCTCGGCATCATGGGCGCGCCGATGGCCCGCAACCTCGTGCGTGCCGGGTTCACCGTGACCGGCTACGACCTCGACGCCGCCGCGGTGGCCAGGCTCGCCGAGGACGGCGGCAAGGCGGCTGGCTCGATCGCCGACGCGATCCACGGCGCCGAGATCGTCATCACCATGCTCCCGGCCGACCCGCACGTGGAAGCGGTGGTGCTCGGCGAAGGCGGCGTGTTCGAGACGATCAAGCCGGGGACCCTGTTCATCGATTTCAGCACGATCAAGCCGGAAACCTCGCAGAAGGTGGCCGAAGCCGGGGCCCACCAGGGCGTCCGCGTGCTCGACGCGCCGGTCTCCGGTGGTGAAGCCGGGGCCGTCAACGCCGTGCTGTCCATCATGGCCGGTGGCATCCGGGCCGACTTCGACGCCGCCAAGCCGGTGTTCGACGCGGTCGGCAAGGTGGCCGCGCTGGTCGGGCCGCACGGCGCGGGCCAGGTGGTCAAGGCGGCCAACCAGCTCGTGGTCGGCGGCACCTACGCACTGGTGGCCGAGGCGATCGTGCTGCTGGAAGCGTCCGGTGTGGACGCCCGCGCCGGGCTCGACGTGCTGGCGGGCGGGCTCGCGGCGAGCCGGATCCTGGAGCTGAAGCGGGAATCCATGCTGGCGCGTGACTTCCGGCCGGGCTTCCGGATCGACCTGCACCACAAGGACATGGGCATCGTGCTCGACGCCGCCCGCCAGGCCGGGGTGTCGCTGCCGTTCGGCCACCAGGTCGCCGCGCTGGTGCAGGCCGCCCGCGCGCAGGGGCTCGGCGATTCCGACCATTCCGCGCTGCTGAGTGTCGTCGAGCGGCTGTCCGGGCGAGAGGGGAACTGAAAATGGCGAGAATGCCCGCGATGGAAGCGGTGGTCGAGGTCCTCAAGTCCGAGGGCGTGGACACCGCGTTCGGCTGCCCCGGCGCCGCGATCCTCCCGCTGTACAAGGCGATGGCGGTGCGCGGCGGGATCGAGCACCTGACCGTGCGCCACGAGGAGGGCGCCACGCACATGGCCGACGGCTGGGCCCGCACCAACGGCCGCGTCGGCCTGGCGATCGGCACCTCCGGCCCGGCCGGGACGAACATGATCACCGGGCTGTACACCGCGATGGCGGACTCCGTGC from the Amycolatopsis magusensis genome contains:
- a CDS encoding 2-hydroxy-3-oxopropionate reductase, whose protein sequence is MTDLAFIGLGIMGAPMARNLVRAGFTVTGYDLDAAAVARLAEDGGKAAGSIADAIHGAEIVITMLPADPHVEAVVLGEGGVFETIKPGTLFIDFSTIKPETSQKVAEAGAHQGVRVLDAPVSGGEAGAVNAVLSIMAGGIRADFDAAKPVFDAVGKVAALVGPHGAGQVVKAANQLVVGGTYALVAEAIVLLEASGVDARAGLDVLAGGLAASRILELKRESMLARDFRPGFRIDLHHKDMGIVLDAARQAGVSLPFGHQVAALVQAARAQGLGDSDHSALLSVVERLSGREGN